The following proteins are co-located in the Streptomyces sp. DT2A-34 genome:
- a CDS encoding GH32 C-terminal domain-containing protein, with amino-acid sequence MSSVRVSRHARIRMMAAVATVCALSAAPLAPQAVAADTPPYTETYRPQFHFTPQKNWMNDPNGLVYYKGEYHLFYQYNPNGNAWGDMSWGHAVSKDLVHWEELPLALSHDDEEMVFSGSAVVDWNNTTGFGTKKNPPMVAIYTSAYKNGGKQAQSLAYSTDRGRTWTKYQGNPVIDIGSNNFRDPKVQWYEPTKSWLMTVSLSAEHKVQFYSSKNLKDWKLQSEFGPTGATGGVWECPDLFPLAVDGDKNNIKWVLVVNINPGGIAGGSGSQYFIGDFDGKKFTADDKGTYTPPTGTVVQDFEGTNFGSWTTTGTAFGQGPATGAVDWQGAVTGFDGKGLANSFHGGDGATGTLTSPEFAVDSPYLNFKVGGGRHPHEAGTVMDRTPPEGTVLADFEGGTYGDWTKTGDAFGTAPAPGTLPDQGQVSGFLGDGLVNTFLNGDSTTGTLTSPEFTIDKKHINFLIGGGNHPADSDNPTAVELLVDGQVVRSATGKDGEALNWASWDVGEHAGKKAQIKIVDNNSGGWGHLNVDHIMLSDTKAPRVSQETSVNLLVDGEVVRSATGADSESLDWASFDLRPYVGKKAQIQVVDMNSAGWGHVMADQFTAAEKPAKSVVQRADWTDYGKDYYAAVSWENAPGGKRYMIGWMNNWDYGQSIPTSPWRSAQSVPREMALRTINGQTRLTSKPVGSLESLRQQHPATASGVTVKSTSKPLIGRAAKGKALDIEATFSLKDAERFGLKVRTGAGGEETVIGYDTTTQELYVDRTRSGAGDFNSTFPGVQTAPLKPKNGKVKLRILVDWSSVEVFGGNGEAVITDQIFPDPSSTGVEVFAEGGTATLNHMQAWQLRSIWR; translated from the coding sequence ATGAGCTCTGTACGCGTATCCCGGCATGCCCGCATACGGATGATGGCGGCGGTGGCGACCGTCTGCGCCCTGTCCGCCGCCCCGCTCGCCCCCCAGGCCGTCGCTGCCGACACCCCGCCGTACACCGAGACCTACAGACCCCAGTTCCACTTCACTCCGCAGAAGAACTGGATGAACGACCCCAACGGCCTCGTCTACTACAAGGGCGAGTACCACCTCTTCTACCAGTACAACCCCAACGGCAACGCGTGGGGCGACATGTCCTGGGGGCACGCGGTGAGCAAGGACCTCGTGCACTGGGAGGAGTTGCCGCTCGCCCTGTCGCACGACGACGAGGAGATGGTCTTCTCCGGCAGCGCGGTCGTCGACTGGAACAACACCACCGGGTTCGGCACGAAGAAGAACCCGCCCATGGTGGCGATCTACACCAGCGCCTACAAGAACGGCGGCAAGCAGGCCCAGTCGCTCGCCTACAGCACCGACCGCGGCCGCACCTGGACCAAGTACCAGGGCAACCCCGTCATCGACATCGGCTCCAACAACTTCCGCGACCCCAAGGTCCAGTGGTACGAGCCGACCAAGAGCTGGCTGATGACGGTGTCGCTGTCCGCCGAGCACAAGGTGCAGTTCTACTCGTCCAAGAACCTCAAGGACTGGAAGCTGCAGAGCGAGTTCGGGCCGACCGGTGCGACGGGCGGCGTGTGGGAGTGCCCCGACCTGTTCCCCCTCGCGGTCGACGGAGACAAGAACAACATCAAGTGGGTCCTGGTCGTCAACATCAATCCCGGTGGTATCGCGGGCGGTTCGGGCTCGCAGTACTTCATCGGTGACTTCGACGGCAAGAAGTTCACCGCCGACGACAAGGGCACCTACACCCCGCCCACCGGCACGGTGGTGCAGGACTTCGAGGGCACCAATTTCGGTTCCTGGACGACCACCGGCACCGCGTTCGGTCAGGGACCGGCAACCGGGGCGGTGGACTGGCAGGGGGCGGTCACCGGCTTCGACGGCAAGGGCCTCGCCAACAGCTTCCACGGCGGTGACGGCGCCACCGGCACACTCACCTCACCCGAATTCGCCGTGGACAGCCCCTACCTGAACTTCAAGGTCGGTGGCGGGCGGCATCCGCACGAGGCCGGAACCGTCATGGACAGAACTCCGCCCGAGGGCACGGTCCTCGCCGACTTCGAAGGCGGCACCTACGGCGACTGGACGAAGACCGGAGACGCCTTCGGCACCGCGCCGGCCCCCGGGACCCTCCCCGACCAGGGGCAGGTCTCCGGATTCCTGGGAGACGGGCTGGTCAACACCTTCCTGAACGGCGACTCGACCACCGGCACACTCACCTCGCCCGAGTTCACCATCGACAAGAAGCACATCAACTTCCTCATCGGCGGCGGCAACCACCCGGCCGACTCCGACAACCCCACCGCCGTCGAACTCCTCGTGGACGGCCAAGTCGTCCGCAGCGCCACCGGAAAGGACGGCGAGGCACTCAACTGGGCCTCGTGGGACGTCGGCGAACACGCCGGCAAGAAGGCGCAGATCAAGATCGTCGACAACAACAGCGGCGGCTGGGGCCACCTCAACGTCGACCACATCATGTTGTCCGACACCAAGGCCCCGCGCGTCTCCCAGGAGACGTCCGTCAACCTGCTCGTCGACGGCGAGGTCGTCCGCAGCGCCACCGGCGCCGACAGCGAGAGCCTGGACTGGGCCTCCTTCGACCTGCGCCCCTACGTCGGCAAGAAGGCGCAGATCCAGGTCGTCGACATGAACTCCGCCGGCTGGGGCCACGTCATGGCCGACCAGTTCACCGCCGCCGAGAAGCCCGCCAAGTCCGTCGTACAGCGCGCCGACTGGACCGACTACGGCAAGGACTACTACGCGGCGGTGTCCTGGGAGAACGCCCCGGGCGGCAAGCGCTACATGATCGGCTGGATGAACAACTGGGACTACGGCCAATCCATCCCCACCTCCCCCTGGCGCAGCGCGCAGAGCGTTCCCCGGGAAATGGCCCTGCGCACGATCAACGGCCAGACCCGGCTGACCAGCAAGCCGGTGGGCAGCCTGGAGTCCCTCCGGCAGCAGCACCCGGCGACGGCGTCAGGCGTCACCGTCAAGAGCACCTCCAAGCCCCTGATCGGCCGCGCGGCCAAGGGCAAGGCACTCGACATCGAGGCGACCTTCTCCCTCAAAGACGCCGAACGCTTCGGCCTCAAGGTGCGCACCGGCGCAGGCGGCGAGGAGACCGTCATCGGCTACGACACCACGACACAGGAGCTGTACGTCGACCGCACCCGCTCCGGCGCCGGGGACTTCAACAGCACCTTCCCCGGCGTCCAGACCGCACCCCTGAAGCCCAAGAACGGCAAGGTCAAGCTGCGTATCCTCGTTGACTGGTCGTCCGTCGAGGTCTTCGGCGGCAACGGCGAAGCGGTGATCACCGACCAGATCTTCCCCGACCCCTCCAGCACCGGCGTCGAGGTCTTCGCCGAAGGCGGCACCGCCACCCTCAACCACATGCAGGCGTGGCAGCTGAGGTCCATCTGGAGGTGA
- a CDS encoding carbohydrate ABC transporter permease encodes MSTLSTLPTAQPGTDRVLRRRRIRRTWGRPWLYLPLAGALLVMIAPFLWMLSGSFKPEGDIRRVPPVLLPTAPTTANYGELFSTLDFTSMFANSVIVALAVTAGNLIFCSMLGYALAKLEFRGQRAVFLLVMGTLMIPGLVTFVPLYVLVSNMQLTGSMLGLILPFLAGPFGVFLMRQFISTLPDELIDAARVDGCRELAIFARIILPLTKPALATLGIITFLGSWNNFLWPLVVAQNESQYTLPVGLALASSGQSFTRFGILLAGAVVVLLPVMIVFLLFQRQFVAGIATTGLK; translated from the coding sequence ATGAGCACCCTCTCCACTCTGCCCACGGCACAACCGGGCACGGACCGCGTCCTCAGGCGGCGCCGTATCCGCCGGACCTGGGGCCGGCCCTGGCTGTATCTGCCGCTCGCCGGCGCCCTGCTGGTGATGATCGCGCCGTTCCTGTGGATGCTGTCCGGGTCCTTCAAACCCGAGGGCGACATCCGCAGGGTCCCGCCCGTCCTGCTCCCCACGGCGCCCACCACCGCCAACTACGGCGAACTGTTCAGCACGCTCGACTTCACGAGCATGTTCGCCAACTCCGTGATCGTGGCCCTCGCCGTCACCGCCGGAAACCTCATCTTCTGCTCGATGCTCGGATACGCCCTGGCCAAGCTGGAGTTCCGCGGACAGCGCGCCGTCTTCCTGCTGGTCATGGGGACGCTCATGATCCCCGGCCTGGTCACCTTCGTACCCCTGTACGTGCTGGTGTCCAACATGCAGCTGACCGGCTCCATGCTCGGGCTGATCCTGCCGTTCCTGGCCGGCCCCTTCGGGGTTTTCCTGATGCGGCAGTTCATCTCCACCCTGCCCGACGAACTCATCGACGCCGCCCGCGTCGACGGCTGCCGTGAACTGGCCATCTTCGCGAGGATCATCCTGCCGCTGACCAAGCCGGCCCTCGCCACCCTCGGGATCATCACCTTCCTCGGCTCCTGGAACAACTTCCTGTGGCCGCTGGTCGTGGCCCAGAACGAGAGCCAGTACACCCTCCCCGTCGGCCTCGCCCTGGCCAGCAGCGGGCAGTCCTTCACTCGCTTCGGCATCCTGCTCGCCGGTGCCGTGGTCGTCCTGCTGCCGGTGATGATCGTCTTCCTGCTCTTCCAGCGCCAGTTCGTGGCGGGCATCGCCACTACCGGCCTGAAGTGA
- a CDS encoding glycoside hydrolase family 3 N-terminal domain-containing protein encodes MGQPVRPAAYLDPEASVEARIEDLLSRMTLPEKAGQLLMLDAQHGDLADIVSAKLAGSVLHVSPALMPQAMELAGQTRLGIPLLTAEDGIHGHSFWPGATIFPTQLAMACTWDPALLHRVARVAATEIAATGIHGTFSPVLCITRDLRWGRINETFGEDPFLIGELGAAMVRGYQGAGLGDPTAVLAYAKHFAGYSETLGGRDASEADLSPRKLRSWFLPPFEQAARAGCRAFMLGYQSIDGVPITANEWLINDVLKGEWGFTGTLVTDFDNVGRMVYDQRICADHAEAAAVAVNSGNDLVMGTPAFFEGAQEAVARGLVEEKQIDDAVRRVLRLKFELGLFEDPRAPDPERQAQVIGCRAHADLNLETARRSLVLLRNDGTLPLEGGLTSDGTGRAVSQGTARTIAVIGPNADSPEAMLGDWAGASGQFSWMPEGHPRESVETVLDGLRAVAPADWTLTHARGADIASPAYHPEWSTGPDGQALAPVFTAAPVDPAQLRQAVAAAEAADYAVVVVGDTIALTGEGRSTATLDLQGGQIALLDAVAATGTPMIVVLAQSKPSTLPDSALNAAALIEAFNPGMRGGRALAELLLGLIEPGGRLPVSFARHVGQQPVFYNQVRGQHGERYADLTQDPLFAFGEGLTYTTVTYSDLVVHHPDVPVDGTVDATVRLTNSGSRPALETVQAYISDLTTSVTWAEQELKGFTQVEIPPGETLDVRLGIPAAQCSLVTADSRRVVEPGEFMLRVGPSSRREQQLSAGFRIRT; translated from the coding sequence ATGGGACAGCCGGTCCGCCCTGCCGCGTACCTGGATCCGGAAGCGTCCGTGGAAGCAAGGATCGAGGACTTGCTGTCCCGGATGACCCTGCCGGAGAAGGCCGGGCAGCTGCTGATGCTCGACGCACAACACGGGGACCTGGCGGACATCGTGTCGGCCAAGCTGGCCGGATCGGTCCTGCATGTGTCTCCCGCGCTGATGCCTCAGGCCATGGAACTGGCCGGGCAGACACGGCTCGGCATTCCGTTGCTGACAGCCGAGGACGGCATCCACGGCCACTCCTTCTGGCCGGGCGCGACCATCTTCCCGACCCAGCTGGCCATGGCCTGCACCTGGGATCCCGCCCTGCTCCACCGGGTGGCCCGCGTGGCCGCCACCGAGATCGCGGCGACCGGAATCCACGGGACGTTCTCCCCGGTGCTGTGCATCACCCGGGACCTGCGCTGGGGCCGGATCAACGAGACGTTCGGCGAGGACCCGTTCCTGATCGGTGAACTCGGGGCGGCGATGGTGCGCGGCTATCAGGGCGCGGGTCTTGGCGACCCGACCGCCGTGCTGGCGTACGCCAAGCACTTCGCGGGCTACTCCGAAACCCTGGGCGGGCGCGACGCGAGCGAAGCCGATCTCAGCCCACGCAAGCTGCGCTCGTGGTTCCTGCCCCCGTTCGAGCAGGCGGCGCGGGCCGGCTGCCGCGCCTTCATGCTCGGCTACCAGTCGATCGACGGGGTGCCCATCACCGCCAATGAGTGGCTGATCAACGACGTGCTCAAGGGCGAGTGGGGCTTCACCGGGACGCTGGTGACCGACTTCGACAACGTCGGCCGGATGGTCTACGACCAGCGGATCTGCGCCGACCACGCCGAGGCGGCGGCCGTCGCCGTCAACTCCGGCAACGACCTCGTCATGGGCACCCCGGCGTTCTTCGAAGGCGCGCAGGAGGCGGTCGCCCGCGGCCTGGTCGAGGAGAAGCAGATCGATGACGCGGTACGGCGGGTGCTGCGGCTGAAGTTCGAGCTCGGGCTCTTCGAGGATCCCCGCGCTCCCGACCCCGAGCGGCAGGCGCAGGTGATCGGCTGCCGAGCCCACGCCGACCTCAACCTCGAGACCGCCCGACGCTCCCTGGTGCTGCTGCGCAACGACGGCACTCTGCCGCTTGAAGGCGGGCTGACCTCGGACGGAACCGGCCGCGCCGTGAGCCAAGGCACAGCGCGGACGATCGCGGTCATCGGCCCCAACGCCGACAGCCCCGAAGCCATGCTCGGCGACTGGGCGGGCGCCTCCGGACAGTTCTCGTGGATGCCCGAAGGACATCCACGCGAGTCGGTGGAGACGGTGCTCGATGGCCTGCGCGCCGTCGCACCCGCCGACTGGACGCTCACGCACGCCCGCGGAGCCGACATCGCAAGCCCCGCCTACCACCCCGAGTGGTCCACCGGGCCCGACGGCCAAGCGCTGGCGCCCGTGTTCACCGCCGCCCCGGTCGACCCGGCACAGCTTCGGCAGGCCGTCGCCGCAGCCGAGGCCGCCGACTACGCCGTCGTGGTCGTGGGAGACACCATCGCCCTCACGGGCGAGGGGCGCTCCACGGCCACGCTCGACCTCCAAGGAGGTCAGATCGCGCTGCTGGACGCGGTCGCCGCCACCGGCACACCGATGATCGTCGTACTGGCCCAGTCCAAGCCGAGCACCCTCCCGGACTCCGCACTGAACGCGGCGGCACTCATCGAGGCGTTCAACCCGGGCATGCGCGGCGGCCGCGCCCTCGCCGAGCTCCTCCTCGGACTCATCGAACCCGGCGGCCGGCTCCCGGTCTCCTTCGCACGCCACGTCGGACAGCAACCGGTCTTCTACAACCAGGTGCGAGGCCAGCACGGGGAACGCTACGCGGATCTCACTCAGGACCCCCTGTTCGCGTTCGGCGAGGGCCTCACCTACACCACCGTCACCTACTCCGACCTCGTCGTGCACCATCCGGACGTCCCCGTCGACGGCACCGTCGACGCAACGGTGCGGCTCACCAACAGCGGCAGCCGCCCGGCCCTGGAAACGGTCCAGGCGTACATCAGCGACCTGACCACCAGCGTCACCTGGGCCGAGCAGGAGCTGAAGGGTTTCACCCAGGTCGAAATCCCTCCCGGCGAAACCTTGGACGTCCGCCTCGGCATCCCCGCCGCGCAGTGCTCACTCGTCACGGCCGACAGCCGGCGAGTGGTCGAACCGGGTGAGTTCATGCTCCGTGTCGGCCCCAGCTCGCGGCGGGAGCAGCAGCTGAGCGCGGGATTCCGCATCCGGACCTGA
- a CDS encoding amidase, with protein MEWNFPTAEELAAALRAGEVTSAELTDEAIARIERDDKAIRAICVPDFDRARAAARGADQARARGEDRPLLGIPVTVKESYNIAGLPTTWGMPPHRNHMPAEDAVQVSRLKAAGAVVLGKTNVPLGLQDVQSFNEIYGSTNNPWDHSRTPGGSSGGSAAALASGFGALSIGSDIGGSLRTPAHFCGVYAHKPTLGLAASRGMVSPPGPALPAESDLAVVGPMARSARDVTLLLDVMAGPDPLTLGVAHNVTLPPARHERLCDFRVLILDEHPLIPTGSAVRAGVNRVADALVGSGARVERHSPLLPDLTEAAVLYTQLLFSSSVARFPVEAHEQLRTRAAGLRADDQSLDAVRLRGMVFSHRDWIEANSRREIHRHGWRQLFAEFDAVVCPITPTPAFPHDHNPDLMKRRIDIDGVEYPYLDQLVWAGLATMPGLPATAIPAGRSPEGLPVGVQLIGPMFEDRTPLRLAELLEQKIGGFQAPK; from the coding sequence ATGGAGTGGAATTTTCCGACGGCCGAAGAACTCGCGGCTGCCTTGCGTGCCGGTGAAGTAACCTCGGCAGAACTGACCGACGAGGCGATCGCCCGTATCGAGCGGGACGACAAGGCGATCAGAGCGATCTGTGTGCCGGACTTCGACCGTGCCCGGGCCGCCGCGCGCGGTGCCGACCAGGCACGCGCCCGCGGTGAGGACCGGCCGCTGCTCGGCATTCCGGTGACGGTCAAAGAGTCCTACAACATCGCCGGGCTGCCCACGACCTGGGGCATGCCGCCACACCGGAACCACATGCCGGCCGAGGACGCGGTGCAGGTGTCGCGGCTCAAGGCCGCGGGCGCGGTGGTGCTCGGCAAGACCAATGTGCCCTTGGGGCTGCAAGATGTGCAGAGCTTCAACGAGATCTATGGCAGCACCAACAACCCCTGGGACCACAGCCGTACGCCGGGTGGATCCTCCGGCGGATCAGCGGCGGCCCTGGCGTCCGGATTCGGCGCGCTGTCCATCGGCTCCGACATCGGTGGTTCGTTGCGCACCCCCGCACATTTCTGCGGTGTCTACGCACACAAGCCGACGCTCGGGCTGGCAGCGAGCCGCGGTATGGTCTCGCCGCCCGGGCCGGCACTGCCTGCCGAGAGTGACCTCGCCGTCGTCGGTCCGATGGCGCGAAGCGCCCGCGACGTCACGCTCCTGCTCGATGTCATGGCCGGGCCGGACCCGCTGACGCTCGGTGTCGCGCACAACGTGACGCTTCCACCCGCGCGCCACGAGCGGCTCTGCGACTTCCGGGTCTTGATCCTCGACGAGCATCCGCTCATTCCGACCGGGTCCGCTGTGCGGGCGGGCGTGAACCGGGTGGCCGACGCGCTTGTCGGCAGCGGTGCCCGCGTCGAGCGGCACAGTCCGCTGCTGCCCGATCTGACCGAGGCCGCAGTGCTCTACACGCAGTTGCTGTTTTCGAGCTCCGTTGCACGTTTTCCCGTCGAAGCGCACGAGCAGCTGCGGACCCGCGCCGCCGGACTGAGGGCAGACGACCAGAGTCTCGATGCGGTGCGGCTGCGCGGCATGGTGTTCAGCCACCGCGACTGGATAGAGGCGAACAGCCGTCGTGAGATCCACCGCCACGGCTGGCGGCAGCTCTTCGCCGAGTTCGACGCCGTGGTGTGTCCCATCACGCCTACTCCTGCGTTCCCGCACGACCACAACCCCGACCTGATGAAGCGCCGGATCGACATCGACGGCGTCGAGTACCCGTACCTCGACCAGCTCGTCTGGGCCGGTCTGGCCACCATGCCCGGACTACCCGCCACCGCCATACCAGCGGGCCGGTCCCCCGAGGGTCTGCCGGTGGGAGTACAGCTCATCGGTCCGATGTTCGAGGACCGCACCCCGCTGCGGCTGGCCGAACTGCTCGAGCAGAAAATCGGCGGCTTCCAGGCACCGAAGTAG
- a CDS encoding LacI family DNA-binding transcriptional regulator: MGVTIADVATRAGVSKTTVSRVLNGKGEIHENTVVKVREAISELGYVPSAGAVGLARGTTQMIGMLVPDMAWAWAGIVQAVVETLEAEGFGLRMLTVNRGEESLRRLGLQVAAKSFDGLLVIEPEGALAAITELHEAGLPVVLIDDRFQRPGFPYVATTNREGGEQAARHLLDLGRRRPLVVTGPDEYGCTRERLGGFVDVYARAGIELDPRSIICGDFLFDSSRSAVAQALADGVEFDAVFGHNDPSAAGVLAALHEAGLKIPRDVAVVGFDDVELASYTYPALTTVRQPMREMGEAAARLLLDHVRRSPEAAPSRIIPTSLVIRGSTLEPSSN, encoded by the coding sequence ATGGGAGTCACTATCGCCGACGTGGCCACGCGGGCCGGCGTCAGCAAGACGACGGTCTCGCGGGTGCTGAACGGCAAAGGCGAGATCCACGAGAACACCGTCGTGAAGGTCCGCGAGGCGATCTCGGAGCTCGGCTATGTGCCGAGCGCCGGGGCAGTGGGGCTCGCCCGCGGCACGACACAGATGATCGGCATGCTGGTCCCTGATATGGCCTGGGCCTGGGCCGGCATAGTGCAGGCGGTCGTCGAGACGCTGGAGGCCGAGGGCTTCGGGCTGCGCATGCTGACCGTGAACCGCGGTGAGGAGTCACTGCGCAGGCTGGGCCTGCAAGTCGCTGCCAAGTCGTTCGACGGTCTGCTGGTGATAGAGCCCGAGGGGGCCCTGGCGGCCATCACGGAACTGCACGAGGCCGGACTGCCGGTGGTGCTGATCGACGACCGCTTCCAGCGGCCGGGATTCCCCTATGTGGCCACCACCAACCGGGAGGGCGGTGAGCAGGCGGCGCGCCACCTGCTGGACCTCGGTCGCCGTCGCCCTCTGGTGGTCACCGGTCCCGACGAGTACGGCTGCACCCGGGAACGGCTGGGCGGCTTCGTCGACGTCTATGCGCGGGCCGGGATCGAGCTCGACCCGCGCAGCATCATCTGCGGCGACTTCTTGTTCGACAGCAGCCGGAGCGCGGTCGCGCAAGCTCTCGCGGACGGCGTGGAGTTCGACGCGGTCTTCGGGCACAACGACCCCTCGGCGGCCGGCGTGCTCGCGGCCTTGCACGAGGCCGGCCTCAAGATTCCGCGGGACGTCGCCGTGGTGGGCTTCGATGACGTCGAGCTGGCGTCGTACACCTATCCGGCACTGACCACCGTCCGCCAGCCGATGCGGGAGATGGGTGAGGCAGCGGCGCGTCTGCTGCTCGACCACGTGCGCAGATCGCCCGAGGCCGCTCCCTCGCGCATCATTCCCACCAGCCTCGTGATCCGCGGCTCGACGTTAGAGCCGAGCTCGAACTGA
- a CDS encoding extracellular solute-binding protein: protein MRITTRHTVRTVQTLCVTVTAALVVTGCGRSEDSGAGNDAPAEIGAGKATGTVVMWNLGDIEPALKDLAKKFEQENPDADVKITSIPWDAAHDKLTTAIAGGNTPDMSMVGSTWMAEMAAMNAFQATPTSIKSSDFYPGQWDTTKYKKTSYGVPFTADTTVVYYRTDLTKKAGIKGALAGDREGYLKDLKAIQATAGEQNPKLRNATGLVVGFNSWIFWVPMVWQQGGDIYDATTGKFTFDTPEVAKALEYWASVPKQGLAPTDRSDNVQNFRDGLIATYQEAAWNGASLHKDAPELDGKWKTMPVPYSEQPAGFAGGTDLAVFKEAENPDAAWKFARFLTEPANLAAYVKATGSLPSSPQAWSDAKLSADENMKPFDEQLKVSKAQPAITTWQQIADAIDSELEKLALGKATVAEVQKTLQSKATSIGTGR, encoded by the coding sequence ATGCGTATCACCACCCGTCACACTGTCAGAACCGTCCAGACCCTGTGCGTCACCGTCACGGCAGCCCTGGTGGTCACCGGCTGCGGCCGGAGCGAGGACTCCGGCGCTGGCAACGACGCGCCCGCCGAGATCGGTGCGGGCAAGGCCACGGGGACGGTGGTCATGTGGAACCTGGGCGACATCGAACCCGCCCTGAAGGACCTGGCCAAGAAGTTCGAGCAGGAGAACCCGGACGCCGACGTCAAGATCACCTCGATCCCGTGGGACGCCGCCCACGACAAGCTGACCACCGCGATCGCCGGCGGAAACACACCGGACATGTCCATGGTCGGGAGCACCTGGATGGCCGAGATGGCCGCCATGAACGCCTTCCAGGCCACCCCGACGTCGATCAAGTCGTCGGACTTCTACCCTGGCCAGTGGGACACCACCAAGTACAAGAAGACCTCCTACGGCGTCCCGTTCACCGCCGACACCACGGTGGTCTACTACCGGACCGACCTCACCAAGAAGGCCGGTATCAAGGGCGCACTGGCCGGCGACCGGGAGGGATACCTGAAGGACCTCAAGGCCATTCAGGCCACCGCGGGCGAGCAGAACCCCAAGCTTCGCAATGCCACCGGGCTGGTGGTGGGCTTCAACTCCTGGATTTTCTGGGTGCCGATGGTCTGGCAGCAGGGCGGTGACATCTACGACGCCACCACCGGGAAGTTCACCTTCGATACGCCCGAGGTCGCCAAGGCGCTGGAGTACTGGGCAAGCGTTCCGAAGCAGGGATTGGCGCCGACCGACAGGTCGGACAACGTGCAGAACTTCCGGGACGGGCTGATCGCCACCTACCAGGAGGCCGCGTGGAACGGTGCCAGCCTCCATAAGGACGCCCCGGAGCTGGACGGCAAGTGGAAGACCATGCCGGTGCCGTACTCCGAGCAGCCCGCCGGGTTCGCCGGCGGCACCGACCTGGCGGTGTTCAAGGAGGCCGAGAACCCCGACGCGGCATGGAAGTTCGCCCGGTTCCTGACCGAGCCCGCCAACCTCGCCGCCTATGTCAAGGCCACCGGCAGCCTGCCTTCTTCGCCCCAGGCGTGGTCGGACGCGAAGCTGAGCGCGGACGAGAACATGAAGCCGTTCGACGAGCAGCTCAAGGTCAGCAAGGCGCAGCCCGCCATCACGACCTGGCAGCAGATCGCCGACGCCATCGACTCCGAACTGGAGAAGCTGGCCCTGGGCAAGGCCACCGTCGCCGAGGTGCAGAAGACGCTGCAGTCCAAGGCCACCAGCATCGGCACCGGCCGCTGA
- a CDS encoding VOC family protein yields MISVVQNVAIDCSDAYELARFWSEVTGCPLHPQDRPGDRETQVLLPEGPRLYFNQVPEPKTIKNRIHLCLRPTTSREEEIERLLNLGATLVTDRREPDGAGWAVLADPEGNEFCVLRSESDRAAMSS; encoded by the coding sequence ATGATTTCGGTGGTGCAGAACGTGGCGATCGACTGTTCGGATGCCTATGAGCTGGCTCGGTTCTGGAGTGAGGTGACCGGTTGTCCGCTGCATCCGCAGGACAGGCCGGGCGACCGGGAGACTCAGGTGCTGCTTCCGGAGGGCCCACGTCTGTACTTCAACCAGGTGCCGGAACCGAAGACGATCAAGAACCGGATCCACTTGTGCCTGCGCCCGACGACCTCGCGCGAGGAGGAGATCGAGCGACTGCTCAATCTCGGAGCCACCCTGGTCACTGACCGCCGGGAGCCCGATGGCGCCGGCTGGGCCGTCCTCGCGGACCCGGAAGGCAATGAATTCTGTGTCCTGCGTAGCGAGTCCGATCGCGCTGCGATGTCTTCGTGA
- a CDS encoding carbohydrate ABC transporter permease encodes MSTKTLPGRGDTNRQSTAGPQRSAERRRSPLRGMARGRQARAAWILAAPFLALFAAFMLLPLVWSLLMSLTDTSSADLRTPLNVSFIGLDNYVRLFQDEQFFTALRNTAVFVLVALPLTLAAGLAAAVALNSGIQRFRAVFRVGFYLPVITSIVAVAVVWKTLLEPRAGLVNLVLGWFGIDGPAWLADTRFALPVMIVMAVWRNLGTVMIIMLAGLQSVPQSLMEAAELDGAGPWQRFWRVTFPLLRPALLLTAVTTGIGYLQFFDEPFVMTDGGPLDSTLSATLYAYKQFGNGNYEMASAASYVIFVLIVALTVLQFRVLQDKD; translated from the coding sequence ATGTCCACGAAAACGCTCCCCGGGCGGGGCGACACCAACAGGCAGAGCACCGCGGGGCCGCAGCGGAGCGCCGAACGCCGGCGCTCCCCGCTCCGGGGCATGGCGCGCGGCAGGCAGGCCCGGGCCGCCTGGATCCTCGCCGCGCCCTTCCTCGCGCTGTTCGCGGCCTTCATGCTGCTGCCGTTGGTCTGGTCGCTGCTGATGAGCCTGACCGACACCAGCAGCGCCGACCTGCGCACACCCCTGAACGTGTCATTCATCGGCCTCGACAACTACGTGCGGCTCTTCCAGGACGAGCAGTTCTTCACGGCTCTGCGCAACACGGCCGTGTTCGTCCTGGTGGCCCTGCCCCTCACCCTGGCCGCCGGGCTCGCCGCGGCGGTCGCACTCAATAGCGGCATCCAACGCTTCCGGGCCGTCTTCCGGGTCGGCTTCTACCTGCCGGTGATCACCAGCATCGTGGCCGTCGCCGTGGTGTGGAAGACGCTCCTCGAACCGCGTGCGGGACTGGTGAACCTCGTCTTGGGCTGGTTCGGGATCGACGGCCCTGCCTGGCTGGCGGACACCCGATTCGCCCTGCCCGTCATGATCGTGATGGCGGTGTGGCGCAACCTGGGCACCGTCATGATCATCATGCTGGCCGGGCTGCAGTCCGTGCCCCAGTCCCTGATGGAGGCGGCCGAACTCGACGGCGCCGGGCCCTGGCAGCGCTTCTGGCGGGTCACGTTCCCGCTCCTGCGTCCCGCCCTGCTGCTGACCGCCGTCACCACCGGCATCGGCTATCTGCAGTTCTTCGACGAACCGTTCGTGATGACCGACGGCGGACCGCTGGACTCCACCCTGTCGGCCACGTTGTACGCCTACAAACAGTTCGGCAACGGCAATTACGAGATGGCGTCGGCCGCCAGCTACGTCATCTTCGTCCTCATCGTGGCGCTGACCGTGCTGCAGTTCCGCGTGCTGCAAGACAAGGACTGA